The following are encoded together in the Vigna unguiculata cultivar IT97K-499-35 chromosome 2, ASM411807v1, whole genome shotgun sequence genome:
- the LOC114168845 gene encoding uncharacterized protein LOC114168845 isoform X2, with amino-acid sequence MAKEKQQQQQEEEDYHKMLRSYLGLSFSMFLATLANNSVPALQGKVRMLSLRAVEAAEELRQMKSRRQEDSKANARVVEIFASHRNAWQTEEKRLVQQIEAAAEEIARLRGRVAELEECVARAEKEVGERDEMIGFMSRRIEEEGLGGREHYGKKSGEWFPKEVEEEELVGSTRSLEEEVEVIYEQHSQHFGNNGFDSEFMASASKFWAEKASLWQDVQYESLESMYNTKHFVARESPWKVDGDSAGVSSKLKLLEQDLLNLEKIGKNDPSKVSSLVKKQAKRYQGLAEKIDDLCRRIANDPCEPSLSSEFRTQTQTEFLLEAFRLQQGVSETGQNLMALQTEIGKNSYREEMRNETTLTTRRSLDSMRNNFKEIQRNLEIWLARIIGDLEGILSREGASRVREYYISRYPFVQ; translated from the exons ATGGCGAAAGAGAAACAACAGCAGcagcaagaagaagaagactaTCACAAGATGTTGCGTTCGTATTTAGGGCTCAGCTTCTCCATGTTTCTGGCGACGCTGGCAAACAACTCGGTGCCGGCGCTACAGGGAAAGGTGCGCATGCTGTCGCTGCGGGCGGTGGAGGCGGCGGAGGAGCTGCGCCAGATGAAGTCGCGGCGGCAGGAGGACTCGAAGGCGAACGCTCGAGTGGTGGAGATCTTCGCGTCGCACCGGAACGCGTGGCAGACAGAGGAGAAGCGTCTGGTGCAGCAGATCGAGGCGGCGGCGGAGGAGATCGCGCGCCTGCGGGGGCGCGTGGCGGAGCTGGAGGAGTGCGTGGCGCGTGCGGAGAAGGAGGTGGGGGAGCGGGACGAGATGATTGGGTTCATGTCGCGGAGGATAGAGGAGGAGGGATTGGGTGGGAGGGAGCACTACGGGAAGAAGAGTGGGGAGTGGTTTCCGAaggaggtggaggaggaggaATTGGTGGGGTCCACTAGGAGTTTGGAGGAGGAGGTTGAGGTTATCTATGAACAGCATAGTCAACATTTTGGGAATAATGGCTTTGATTCTGAGTTTATGGCCTCTGCTTCCAAGTTCTGGGCTGAGAAAGCCTCGCTGTGGCAG GATGTACAGTACGAATCCCTTGAATCGATGTATAATACAAAGCATTTTGTTGCCAG GGAGTCTCCCTGGAAGGTAGATGGTGATTCTGCTGGAGTTTCCTCTAAACTTAAATTACTTGAGCAAGATTTATTAAATCTAGAGAAGATTGGTAAAAATGATCCTTCCAAGGTGTCATCTTTGGTTAAGAAGCAGGCAAAGAGATATCAAGGGCTTGCAGAAAAAATAGATGATTTGTGCCGAAGAATA GCTAATGATCCCTGCGAGCCTTCCCTCAGTTCAGAATTCCGAACCCAAACTCAAACAGAGTTTTTATTGGAAGCATTTCGGCTTCAACAGGGGGTATCTGAAACTGGACAGAACCTAATGGCATTGCAAACTGAAATTGGGAAGAACAGTTACAGGGAGGAGATGAGAAACGAGACCACACTAACCACAAGACGGTCTTTGGACTCTATGAGGAACAACTTCAAAGAAATCCAGCGAAATCTGGAGATATGGTTGGCCAGAATTATTGGCGATCTTGAAGGGATTCTTTCAAGGGAAGGGGCATCTCGTGTAAGAGAATATTATATTTCTAGATATCCCTTTGTTCAATAG
- the LOC114168845 gene encoding uncharacterized protein LOC114168845 isoform X1, which translates to MAKEKQQQQQEEEDYHKMLRSYLGLSFSMFLATLANNSVPALQGKVRMLSLRAVEAAEELRQMKSRRQEDSKANARVVEIFASHRNAWQTEEKRLVQQIEAAAEEIARLRGRVAELEECVARAEKEVGERDEMIGFMSRRIEEEGLGGREHYGKKSGEWFPKEVEEEELVGSTRSLEEEVEVIYEQHSQHFGNNGFDSEFMASASKFWAEKASLWQDVQYESLESMYNTKHFVARRESPWKVDGDSAGVSSKLKLLEQDLLNLEKIGKNDPSKVSSLVKKQAKRYQGLAEKIDDLCRRIANDPCEPSLSSEFRTQTQTEFLLEAFRLQQGVSETGQNLMALQTEIGKNSYREEMRNETTLTTRRSLDSMRNNFKEIQRNLEIWLARIIGDLEGILSREGASRVREYYISRYPFVQ; encoded by the exons ATGGCGAAAGAGAAACAACAGCAGcagcaagaagaagaagactaTCACAAGATGTTGCGTTCGTATTTAGGGCTCAGCTTCTCCATGTTTCTGGCGACGCTGGCAAACAACTCGGTGCCGGCGCTACAGGGAAAGGTGCGCATGCTGTCGCTGCGGGCGGTGGAGGCGGCGGAGGAGCTGCGCCAGATGAAGTCGCGGCGGCAGGAGGACTCGAAGGCGAACGCTCGAGTGGTGGAGATCTTCGCGTCGCACCGGAACGCGTGGCAGACAGAGGAGAAGCGTCTGGTGCAGCAGATCGAGGCGGCGGCGGAGGAGATCGCGCGCCTGCGGGGGCGCGTGGCGGAGCTGGAGGAGTGCGTGGCGCGTGCGGAGAAGGAGGTGGGGGAGCGGGACGAGATGATTGGGTTCATGTCGCGGAGGATAGAGGAGGAGGGATTGGGTGGGAGGGAGCACTACGGGAAGAAGAGTGGGGAGTGGTTTCCGAaggaggtggaggaggaggaATTGGTGGGGTCCACTAGGAGTTTGGAGGAGGAGGTTGAGGTTATCTATGAACAGCATAGTCAACATTTTGGGAATAATGGCTTTGATTCTGAGTTTATGGCCTCTGCTTCCAAGTTCTGGGCTGAGAAAGCCTCGCTGTGGCAG GATGTACAGTACGAATCCCTTGAATCGATGTATAATACAAAGCATTTTGTTGCCAG AAGGGAGTCTCCCTGGAAGGTAGATGGTGATTCTGCTGGAGTTTCCTCTAAACTTAAATTACTTGAGCAAGATTTATTAAATCTAGAGAAGATTGGTAAAAATGATCCTTCCAAGGTGTCATCTTTGGTTAAGAAGCAGGCAAAGAGATATCAAGGGCTTGCAGAAAAAATAGATGATTTGTGCCGAAGAATA GCTAATGATCCCTGCGAGCCTTCCCTCAGTTCAGAATTCCGAACCCAAACTCAAACAGAGTTTTTATTGGAAGCATTTCGGCTTCAACAGGGGGTATCTGAAACTGGACAGAACCTAATGGCATTGCAAACTGAAATTGGGAAGAACAGTTACAGGGAGGAGATGAGAAACGAGACCACACTAACCACAAGACGGTCTTTGGACTCTATGAGGAACAACTTCAAAGAAATCCAGCGAAATCTGGAGATATGGTTGGCCAGAATTATTGGCGATCTTGAAGGGATTCTTTCAAGGGAAGGGGCATCTCGTGTAAGAGAATATTATATTTCTAGATATCCCTTTGTTCAATAG